DNA from Evansella sp. LMS18:
AATCCTGAAAGAGCACTTATAAATTCAATCTAAAAAAGGAGGAAAACAGCAGTGAAATCAAATTTAGTCATATTTATAGCTGGTTTCGTGATAGCGCTTGCAGCGGGCTTTTTTATCTTCCACGGTGAAACTGTTTCCAAAGAAGAACCTGCAGAGAAAGCATCTGAGCCGCATGCTGAAGAGGCGGCGGAAGAGAACGGCCATACAGATGAAAACGCAGAATCAGAAGAAAACAGTGAAAATGTAGTTCAGCTAGAATCAAGAGTACTTGAACAAAAGGGCTGTGTGGCATGTCACGCAGTATCTGAGATCGGACTTGAGGGCCCTCCAACTGGTCCTGATTTATCACATGTGTACAGCATTATGGAAGGGAAACATGGAAAGACAATGGAAGAATTTCTCGCGGAGCCAACATCAGCTGTAATGGCAACGGTCCTTGGAGAGAATCCCCTGACTGAAGAAGAAATTGATGCTATCGCTGAAGTATTACAAATAGCGGAAAACCAGTAATCACTATATGGAGGTGGAAGTAAATGAAGAAGCTTTTTTCAGGAGCTGGGGGGATACTTGCCGGACTGCTTGTGGCATTCGTATTCTTTGGCAGCTCATCTCTCGGGGCCGAGGAACAGGCCCTTTCATCGGAAAACAAGAGCAATGCGGAAGCAGTGTATGTCCCTCACGGTGAACATGATGAATATTACTTAATTAACTCAGGAGGACACTCGGGACAATTGTTTGTATACGGAGTCCCGTCCATGAGACATATACGTACGATCCCGGTTTTCACACCTGATCCAGCCACAGGCTATGGATTTGATAAAGAATCTAAAGAAATGCTGGGCGGTTACACATGGGGAGACCTTCATCACCCTGCATTATCAGAAACAAACGGAGACTATGACGGCAACTTCCTTTTTGCTACAGATGTAGCTAATAACCGGGTTGCAGCTATTGATCTCGAAGACTTTCATACAGTGGACATTCTTGAAGTACCGAATATCGGAGGCCCGCACTGTGCGGCTTTTGTAACAGAAAATACGGAATATATTTTTCTCCCTACTCGTTTTTCACTCCCGTTCGACACAGAGTATGCTTCACTGGACGACTATAGTGAAGAGTTCCGGGGAGTAATGTCAGCAGTAACTTTTGACCAGGAAAGCAAGGAATTTGATGTAGCCTACCAGGTTGCACTTCCGCCATGGAGCTATGACAAAGCCCGGGCCGGTAAAAGAGATTCAAGCGACTGGGCGGTAATTTCCACTTACAACACGGAAGAAGCTACAACAAACCTGGAAATTAACGCATCACAGGCAGACCGGGACTACATTGTTCTGTTCAACTGGAAAAATCTTGAGGAAAGAGTTGCAAACGGTGAATACGAAGAGTTCAACGGTGAGAAAATGATCTACCCTGAAAAGCATAAAGGGGATATTTACCTTGTGCCTGTAGCAAAGTCACCGCACGGTATTGATGTATCACCAGACGGAAAGTATTTTATCGCTTCCGGAAAGCTTGCTCCAGCAATGACAGTTTTCAGCTTTGAAAAAGCTTTTGAAGCAATTGAAAATGAAGATTTCTCCGGTGAGCGAAATGGATTGCCAGTACTGAACTACGACTCAGTAATGGAGCGCGAGGTTGATCCTCCAGGAGCACTTGGGCCGCTTCATACTCAGTTTGATGAAAGAGGAAATGCGTATACTACAATGTTCATTTCTTCAGAAGTTGTAAAGTGGGAGTATGAAACTGGCGAAATAATTGACCGCCAAGATGTTTATTACTCACCTGGACACTTAGTAACTCCACATGGAGATACAGCTGAACCACAAGGGAAATATCTTGTTTCTCTGAATAAAATTGCCAAGGATAACTTCCTGTCTGTAGGACCTTCACATCCGGAATCCATGGACTTGCTTGATATCAGCGGCGATGAAATGAGGCACTTAATGTCAGTGCCGGTGAATCCTGAGCCTCACTACGGCCAGATGGTGCACAGGGACGTTATTAATCCGTTCCACGTGTATGAAATGGATGAATCCAATCCGTACGCGGTTTACGACCAGAAAGATACCCGGATTGAGCGGGATGGGGACAATGTAACTGTTTACGGAATCGCTATGCGTTCGAAATTTATCTTCGATGCAGCTTCCGAGCGTCCGGACGTGATTGAAGTAAATGAAGGCGATACTGTAACCATGCATATCACGAATACGGATTTCGACCAGGATATCGTACATGGACTGGGCATCATGGACTATGATCTTAACTTCGAACAAATGCCAGGGCAGACAAAAACTCTGGAATTCGTTGCAGATAAAGCAGGGGTCTTCCCTATCTACTGTACAAACTTCTGTTCAGCACTTCATCAGGAAATGACAGGGTACCTGATGGTTAAACCGAAAGAGTAAAAAAGTCAGCTAAGGAAAGGGAGGAATGCTCCCTTTCCCGCTGCTGATTCCAGGAGATGAGAATCATGTCCAAAAAGCTGTCTTTTCAGTCGGCAGCCAGTCTATTCATTGCGGCCGGGCTGCTGCTTATTACTATATTTCTGCCCTGGTGGGGAATGAAATTTTATGCCCCGCAGTATCAGGAAGGTCTGAATATCATCGTCTACCCTTATAAGCTTGCAGGAGAGATTGATATTGTTAACAGCCTGAATCATTATATCGGAATGGCCCAGTTCAGTGAGGAAAGTTTTCCGGAGCTTCAGTTTCTTCCGTGGATCATTGCAGGTATGGCCCTTCTGATTGTTATCACAGGACTGCTCAGAAAAATGAGTTTGCTGTACGGGCTTATCGGACTTTTTATTATAGGAGGCATTCTCGGAATCTATGATATTCGCCGGTGGCTTGTGAGCTTTGGAACCAATCTTGACCCTAAGGCTCCAATAACAGTAGATCCTTTTGTACCGCCGATTATTGGAGAAAACACGATTGCAAACTTTGTTACCAACAGCTATTTTTCCTACGGCTCCTTTTTGCTCCTT
Protein-coding regions in this window:
- the nosZ gene encoding Sec-dependent nitrous-oxide reductase; translated protein: MKKLFSGAGGILAGLLVAFVFFGSSSLGAEEQALSSENKSNAEAVYVPHGEHDEYYLINSGGHSGQLFVYGVPSMRHIRTIPVFTPDPATGYGFDKESKEMLGGYTWGDLHHPALSETNGDYDGNFLFATDVANNRVAAIDLEDFHTVDILEVPNIGGPHCAAFVTENTEYIFLPTRFSLPFDTEYASLDDYSEEFRGVMSAVTFDQESKEFDVAYQVALPPWSYDKARAGKRDSSDWAVISTYNTEEATTNLEINASQADRDYIVLFNWKNLEERVANGEYEEFNGEKMIYPEKHKGDIYLVPVAKSPHGIDVSPDGKYFIASGKLAPAMTVFSFEKAFEAIENEDFSGERNGLPVLNYDSVMEREVDPPGALGPLHTQFDERGNAYTTMFISSEVVKWEYETGEIIDRQDVYYSPGHLVTPHGDTAEPQGKYLVSLNKIAKDNFLSVGPSHPESMDLLDISGDEMRHLMSVPVNPEPHYGQMVHRDVINPFHVYEMDESNPYAVYDQKDTRIERDGDNVTVYGIAMRSKFIFDAASERPDVIEVNEGDTVTMHITNTDFDQDIVHGLGIMDYDLNFEQMPGQTKTLEFVADKAGVFPIYCTNFCSALHQEMTGYLMVKPKE
- a CDS encoding cytochrome c, which codes for MKSNLVIFIAGFVIALAAGFFIFHGETVSKEEPAEKASEPHAEEAAEENGHTDENAESEENSENVVQLESRVLEQKGCVACHAVSEIGLEGPPTGPDLSHVYSIMEGKHGKTMEEFLAEPTSAVMATVLGENPLTEEEIDAIAEVLQIAENQ